Below is a window of Camelina sativa cultivar DH55 chromosome 11, Cs, whole genome shotgun sequence DNA.
TCTCTCTGATAAAGTCGCCTCTTTCGTCGCAGCATAGTCTTCGCCATCAGAAAATTctcgcaattttttttttttaattctacaCCAAAACCTCAAGAGCTTCCAAAGATCATagcttctttttctctgttttgggtaattattcatgttttccccttttcatcttcttctttttcttctctccgttacaaaagtcactttttttttttgtttcgtaggATCACAAACTCTGTtcgtttgcttcttctcttctgttttggtttgttatgtttggtCTTTCTGAGAAaatagcttcttttttttttgttctgtttcaacCCACTTGTTTAGTTTCTTGATTCTCCTGTCTTCTATTTTTAAATCACTCTGTTTCCTGTTCTTTGTCTACTAGGGTTTGGATTGTATTTTTTGGTAACTGTAGTATATCTGTTTTGGTAAACCTGGTTTGGGGTTTAATTTACTGTTGTGCTGAATCAAGctatttgattctttttttttactaagcTCCAAGGTGTTCTTGGGATCATATAGTCTTTTTTAGGGGTTTGAGTGTATTTGAAGTTAGATactcacatattttatttgtaagttTTAGTCTCGTGGCTATTGCTATGTCATTGTTGTATATTGTTACATGAAAGTGGTTGTGgtgtttgagtttgttttttttagttacaaattaTGATCACAAAGCTggagttttataaaattttgtcaaTTTCAGGTGTCTTGAGCTGCCATACACTCACTGATCTTCGAACTGTCTCGAAAACTTTATAATACTAAAGATCAATGGGTTGTTGCTGTTGTCTACCGAGTATACCCGAagtaaacttcttcttctttcttgttaaaAGAACACAAATGAGATAGGTTTGtttatttcttatgttttaCTGTTGTCTGCAGAACTCTAGAACTATAGATGAGCATGTTCCCTTATCTCTTGCACCgccttcctctctctctaatACATACACTTCACCGCTTTCTCCGCCTATTCCTCTAGCCTTCTCCAATAGAAATCTTCAAACTACTACACAGAAATTACCAATAGTTCAGAGCAATTCTAGCGGAGTAGCCCCTGGAATCACACAGGTTGTTCCAGAGAAGCAAACATGGCCTGTTGATGATCATAAAACTGATCTTGATCTAAAGAAAAAGGATCGAGAAACAATCGATGAGTGTCCAATTTGCTTagaaagtatttttgttttctcattcaaAGTTACATACACTAAAAGTTAGCTTTTGGTAAATATCTTTGTTCATTTGTTTGGCAGAATATGATATTGAGAACCCGAAGTTGCTCACTAAATGTGGCCACGATTTTCATCTCGCATGCATTCTTGATTGGATGGAAAGAAGCGAGGCGTGTCCTGTTTGCGACAAGGTTTGTATCCGTTTAAAACCCGCCTTATTCACATACAGTTTCGACTTCCCGATCGACTCACTAAGagtcttgtttgttttggtattATTTCCACAGGAATTGGTACTCCCTGAATCATAATCAgatagaacaaaacaaaaagttcgAAAAATGGTACAAAAGATTTGAttaaacttgcatcattaggaGTTAGCTAGCCTGGTGGTATGATGAACATTCATTGTTTCTCTTGCAACATTATTCACAAGCTTTGTGTtctttttattgcttttttttctcttctttatgtagaaattatatttgattgtttgatatccTTTCTTTGAAAAACTATTCAAGAGTTGTTTCCTCAACCTGAATTACTTCAAGGAAAAAAGTTAAAAGTGCAGTTTGAGAAGAGCCTGTTAAAATTCAGAGATTTTactgtgttaaaaaaaaaaaggattctcTGACAAATTTCTTACATAAAAGCTTGTTTTATTACTAAATTCCTCTGTATAAATCTAACTCTTATGGctaaaaataatgataataaaaaaaaagaaccaagaaactctctaacctttttttttttaacttttacaaCAAGAAAGTCCTAAATTCTATTACGGTGAAGTGTTATGAATCTGATGAA
It encodes the following:
- the LOC104722672 gene encoding E3 ubiquitin-protein ligase RNF115-like translates to MGCCCCLPSIPENSRTIDEHVPLSLAPPSSLSNTYTSPLSPPIPLAFSNRNLQTTTQKLPIVQSNSSGVAPGITQVVPEKQTWPVDDHKTDLDLKKKDRETIDECPICLEKYDIENPKLLTKCGHDFHLACILDWMERSEACPVCDKELVLPES